In Betta splendens chromosome 22, fBetSpl5.4, whole genome shotgun sequence, the following proteins share a genomic window:
- the prkd3 gene encoding serine/threonine-protein kinase D3 isoform X2, translated as MSASSPPSLPRTYLHSVLPQHLSLLSPPSPAPSPPGPLYTRLSNGSHSAHSSTNSHSSFRGVSFLLQIGLTRETVNLEASDLSLSAVKDLVCSIVDQKFPECGFFGMYDKILLFRHNLNDENILQRLTSAEEIHEGDLIEVVLSAQATVEDFQIRPHALFVHSYKAPTFCDYCGEMLWGLVRQGLKCEGCGLNYHKRCAFKIPNNCTGVRKRRLSNVSLPAPSISVPRPAPTEHPLVVADERAHQEAGKRILSWSGRPIWMEKMVLGRVKVPHTFAIHTYTRPTICQYCKRLLKGLFRQGMQCKDCRFNCHKRCASKVPRDCLGEVDFNGEPVSPGPDSDNTMDTMEVDSSEMDGSRGLDDPEEPSTPEERMFDMDSPFLDREKDEEPVKTISPSTSTNIPLMRVVQSIKHTKRRSSTVVKEGWMVHYTSRDNLRKRHYWRLDSKSLSLFQNDTGAKFYKEIPLSEILQVEPSRDYSNLAQGSNPHCFEIITATMVYYVGENNGSHYHSPALAASGVGVEVAQGWEKAIRQALMPVTPQPSVASAAGQGKDHKELSISISVSNCQIQENVDIASVYQIFSDEVLGSGQFGIVYGGKHRKSGRDVAIKVIDKMRFPTKQESQLRNEVAILQNLHHPGIVNLECMFETPERVFVVMEKLHGDMLEMILSSEKSKLPERITKFLVTQILVALRHLHFKNIVHCDLKPENVLLASAEPFPQVKLCDFGFARIIGEKSFRRSVVGTPAYLAPEVLRSKGYNRSLDMWSVGVIVYVSLSGTFPFNEDEDINDQIQNAAFMYPPTPWKDISAEATDLINNLLQVKMRKRYSVDKCLSHPWLQDYQTWLDLREFETRRGERYITHESDDARWEEYADEHCLVHPKHFIMAPNLDDMDEDP; from the exons atgtctgcctcctcccccccgtCTTTACCTCGAACCTACCTCCACTCGGTCCTTCCGCAACACTTGTCCTTGCTGTCCCCCCCGTCCCCGGCGCCGAGCCCCCCCGGACCGCTCTACACGCGGCTGTCCAACGGCAGCCACAGCGCCCACAGCTCCACCAACTCCCACAGCTCCTTCCGTGGGGtgtccttcctgctgcagatcGGCCTGACCAGGGAGACGGTCAACCTGGAAGCCAGCGACCTGTCCCTGTCTGCTGTCAAGGACCTGGTGTGCTCCATAGTGGACCAGAAG TTCCCGGAGTGTGGCTTCTTTGGCATGTACGACAAGATCCTGCTGTTCCGCCACAACCTAAACGACGAGAACATACTGCAGAGGCTGACGTCGGCGGAGGAGATCCACGAAGGAGATCTGATCGAGGTGGTGCTCTCTG CTCAGGCCACGGTTGAAGACTTCCAGATCCGACCCCATGCCCTGTTCGTCCACTCCTACAAGGCCCCCACCTTCTGCGACTACTGTGGCGAGATGCTATGGGGTCTGGTGCGGCAGGGGCTCAAATGTGAAG GGTGTGGGCTAAACTACCACAAGCGCTGTGCTTTTAAGATCCCAAATAACTGTACCGGTGTCCGGAAGAGGCGGTTGTCCAATGTCTCGCTGCCTGCACCATCCATCTCTGTGCCCCGGCCGGCACCTACTGAGCACCCTCTGGTCGTTGCAGACGAG AGGGCCCATCAGGAGGCCGGGAAGCGGATCCTGTCGTGGAGCGGCAGGCCGATCTGGATGGAGAAGATGGTGCTGGGACGGGTCAAGGTGCCGCACACCTTCGCCATTCACACCTACACGCGTCCCACTATCTGCCAGTACTGCAAGCGTCTGCTGAAGGGTCTCTTCCGCCAGGGGATGCAGTGTAAAG ACTGCAGATTCAATTGCCATAAGCGATGTGCTTCAAAGGTACCAAGAGACTGCTTAGGGGAGGTGGACTTCAACGGAG agCCAGTCAGTCCTGGCCCAGACTCTGACAATACCATGGATACTATGGAGGTGGACAGCAGTGAAATGGATGGTAGCAGGGGGCTGGACGATCCTGAGGAACCCTCCACTCCAGAGGAGAGGATGTTCGACATGGATTCTCCCTTTTTGGACAGGGAGAAGGATGAAGAGCCCGTTAAGACCATTAG TCCTTCCACTAGCACCAACATCCCTCTGATGCGGGTGGTCCAGTCTATCAAACACACCAAGAGGCGGAGCTCCACTGTGGTGAAGGAGGGCTGGATGGTTCATTATACAAGCAGAGACAACCTG CGGAAGAGACAttactggagactggacagcaaGAGTCTGAGTCTATTCCAGAACGACACCGGAGCCAAGTTCTACAAA GAAATCCCTTTGTCCGAGATCCTCCAGGTGGAACCGTCCAGAGACTACAGTAATCTGGCCCAGGGCAGCAACCCTCACTGCTTTGAGATCATCACAGCCACCATGGTCTACTACGTGGGGGAGAACAACGGCAGTCACTACCACAGCCCTGCTCTGGCTGCTTCGGGAGTGGGCGTGGAGGTGGCCCAAGGCTGGGAGAAGGCCATCAGACAGGCCCTGATGCCCGTCACCCCTCAGCCCAGTGTGGCCAGTGCTGCCGGCCAGGGCAAAGATCACA AAGAGCTGTCCATCAGCATATCCGTGTCCAACTGCCAGATCCAGGAGAATGTG GATATTGCTTCAGTGTACCAGATATTCTCTGATGAGGTGCTTGGGTCAGGACAGTTTGGCATCGTGTATGGAG GCAAACATAGGAAAAGCGGCAGAGATGTGGCCATTAAAGTCATTGATAAGATGAGATTTCCCACCAAGCAAGAAAGCCAGTTGAGGAATGAGGTGGCCATACTACAG AACCTTCACCACCCAGGTATCGTTAACTTGGAGTGCATGTTTGAAACGCCGGAGCGGGTCTTTGTTGTCATGGAGAAGCTACACGGGGACATGCTGgagatgatcctgtccagtgaAAAGAGCAAACTGCCCGAGCGAATCACCAAGTTCCTTGTCACGCAG ATCCTTGTGGCCTTGAGGCATCTGCACTTCAAAAACATCGTTCACTGTGACTTGAAGCCTGAGAACGTCCTACTGGCCTCCGCTGAGCCCTTTCCGCAG GTGAAGCTGTGCGACTTCGGCTTCGCCCGCATCATCGGCGAGAAGTCGTTCCGGCGCTCGGTGGTGGGAACCCCGGCCTACCTGGCTCCGGAGGTGCTGCGCAGCAAGGGCTACAACCGCTCCCTGGACATGTGGTCGGTGGGAGTCATCGTGTACGTGAGCCTGAGCGGCACGTTCCCGTTTAACGAAGACGAGGACATCAACGACCAGATCCAGAACGCCGCCTTCATGTACCCCCCCACGCCCTGGAAGGACATCTCTGCGGAGG CAACTGACCTCATCAACAATCTTCTCCAAGTCAAGATGAGGAAGAGGTACAGCGTGGACAAGTGTCTCAGCCATCCCTGGTTACAG GATTATCAGACATGGCTGGACCTCAGGGAGTTCGAGACGCGGCGAGGCGAGCGCTACATCACCCACGAAAGCGACGACGCGCGCTGGGAGGAGTACGCGGACGAGCACTGCCTCGTGCACCCCAAGCACTTCATCATGGCCCCCAACCTGGACGACATGGACGAAGACCCCTAG
- the prkd3 gene encoding serine/threonine-protein kinase D3 isoform X1, which yields MSASSPPSLPRTYLHSVLPQHLSLLSPPSPAPSPPGPLYTRLSNGSHSAHSSTNSHSSFRGVSFLLQIGLTRETVNLEASDLSLSAVKDLVCSIVDQKFPECGFFGMYDKILLFRHNLNDENILQRLTSAEEIHEGDLIEVVLSAQATVEDFQIRPHALFVHSYKAPTFCDYCGEMLWGLVRQGLKCEGCGLNYHKRCAFKIPNNCTGVRKRRLSNVSLPAPSISVPRPAPTEHPLVVADEQRAHQEAGKRILSWSGRPIWMEKMVLGRVKVPHTFAIHTYTRPTICQYCKRLLKGLFRQGMQCKDCRFNCHKRCASKVPRDCLGEVDFNGEPVSPGPDSDNTMDTMEVDSSEMDGSRGLDDPEEPSTPEERMFDMDSPFLDREKDEEPVKTISPSTSTNIPLMRVVQSIKHTKRRSSTVVKEGWMVHYTSRDNLRKRHYWRLDSKSLSLFQNDTGAKFYKEIPLSEILQVEPSRDYSNLAQGSNPHCFEIITATMVYYVGENNGSHYHSPALAASGVGVEVAQGWEKAIRQALMPVTPQPSVASAAGQGKDHKELSISISVSNCQIQENVDIASVYQIFSDEVLGSGQFGIVYGGKHRKSGRDVAIKVIDKMRFPTKQESQLRNEVAILQNLHHPGIVNLECMFETPERVFVVMEKLHGDMLEMILSSEKSKLPERITKFLVTQILVALRHLHFKNIVHCDLKPENVLLASAEPFPQVKLCDFGFARIIGEKSFRRSVVGTPAYLAPEVLRSKGYNRSLDMWSVGVIVYVSLSGTFPFNEDEDINDQIQNAAFMYPPTPWKDISAEATDLINNLLQVKMRKRYSVDKCLSHPWLQDYQTWLDLREFETRRGERYITHESDDARWEEYADEHCLVHPKHFIMAPNLDDMDEDP from the exons atgtctgcctcctcccccccgtCTTTACCTCGAACCTACCTCCACTCGGTCCTTCCGCAACACTTGTCCTTGCTGTCCCCCCCGTCCCCGGCGCCGAGCCCCCCCGGACCGCTCTACACGCGGCTGTCCAACGGCAGCCACAGCGCCCACAGCTCCACCAACTCCCACAGCTCCTTCCGTGGGGtgtccttcctgctgcagatcGGCCTGACCAGGGAGACGGTCAACCTGGAAGCCAGCGACCTGTCCCTGTCTGCTGTCAAGGACCTGGTGTGCTCCATAGTGGACCAGAAG TTCCCGGAGTGTGGCTTCTTTGGCATGTACGACAAGATCCTGCTGTTCCGCCACAACCTAAACGACGAGAACATACTGCAGAGGCTGACGTCGGCGGAGGAGATCCACGAAGGAGATCTGATCGAGGTGGTGCTCTCTG CTCAGGCCACGGTTGAAGACTTCCAGATCCGACCCCATGCCCTGTTCGTCCACTCCTACAAGGCCCCCACCTTCTGCGACTACTGTGGCGAGATGCTATGGGGTCTGGTGCGGCAGGGGCTCAAATGTGAAG GGTGTGGGCTAAACTACCACAAGCGCTGTGCTTTTAAGATCCCAAATAACTGTACCGGTGTCCGGAAGAGGCGGTTGTCCAATGTCTCGCTGCCTGCACCATCCATCTCTGTGCCCCGGCCGGCACCTACTGAGCACCCTCTGGTCGTTGCAGACGAG CAGAGGGCCCATCAGGAGGCCGGGAAGCGGATCCTGTCGTGGAGCGGCAGGCCGATCTGGATGGAGAAGATGGTGCTGGGACGGGTCAAGGTGCCGCACACCTTCGCCATTCACACCTACACGCGTCCCACTATCTGCCAGTACTGCAAGCGTCTGCTGAAGGGTCTCTTCCGCCAGGGGATGCAGTGTAAAG ACTGCAGATTCAATTGCCATAAGCGATGTGCTTCAAAGGTACCAAGAGACTGCTTAGGGGAGGTGGACTTCAACGGAG agCCAGTCAGTCCTGGCCCAGACTCTGACAATACCATGGATACTATGGAGGTGGACAGCAGTGAAATGGATGGTAGCAGGGGGCTGGACGATCCTGAGGAACCCTCCACTCCAGAGGAGAGGATGTTCGACATGGATTCTCCCTTTTTGGACAGGGAGAAGGATGAAGAGCCCGTTAAGACCATTAG TCCTTCCACTAGCACCAACATCCCTCTGATGCGGGTGGTCCAGTCTATCAAACACACCAAGAGGCGGAGCTCCACTGTGGTGAAGGAGGGCTGGATGGTTCATTATACAAGCAGAGACAACCTG CGGAAGAGACAttactggagactggacagcaaGAGTCTGAGTCTATTCCAGAACGACACCGGAGCCAAGTTCTACAAA GAAATCCCTTTGTCCGAGATCCTCCAGGTGGAACCGTCCAGAGACTACAGTAATCTGGCCCAGGGCAGCAACCCTCACTGCTTTGAGATCATCACAGCCACCATGGTCTACTACGTGGGGGAGAACAACGGCAGTCACTACCACAGCCCTGCTCTGGCTGCTTCGGGAGTGGGCGTGGAGGTGGCCCAAGGCTGGGAGAAGGCCATCAGACAGGCCCTGATGCCCGTCACCCCTCAGCCCAGTGTGGCCAGTGCTGCCGGCCAGGGCAAAGATCACA AAGAGCTGTCCATCAGCATATCCGTGTCCAACTGCCAGATCCAGGAGAATGTG GATATTGCTTCAGTGTACCAGATATTCTCTGATGAGGTGCTTGGGTCAGGACAGTTTGGCATCGTGTATGGAG GCAAACATAGGAAAAGCGGCAGAGATGTGGCCATTAAAGTCATTGATAAGATGAGATTTCCCACCAAGCAAGAAAGCCAGTTGAGGAATGAGGTGGCCATACTACAG AACCTTCACCACCCAGGTATCGTTAACTTGGAGTGCATGTTTGAAACGCCGGAGCGGGTCTTTGTTGTCATGGAGAAGCTACACGGGGACATGCTGgagatgatcctgtccagtgaAAAGAGCAAACTGCCCGAGCGAATCACCAAGTTCCTTGTCACGCAG ATCCTTGTGGCCTTGAGGCATCTGCACTTCAAAAACATCGTTCACTGTGACTTGAAGCCTGAGAACGTCCTACTGGCCTCCGCTGAGCCCTTTCCGCAG GTGAAGCTGTGCGACTTCGGCTTCGCCCGCATCATCGGCGAGAAGTCGTTCCGGCGCTCGGTGGTGGGAACCCCGGCCTACCTGGCTCCGGAGGTGCTGCGCAGCAAGGGCTACAACCGCTCCCTGGACATGTGGTCGGTGGGAGTCATCGTGTACGTGAGCCTGAGCGGCACGTTCCCGTTTAACGAAGACGAGGACATCAACGACCAGATCCAGAACGCCGCCTTCATGTACCCCCCCACGCCCTGGAAGGACATCTCTGCGGAGG CAACTGACCTCATCAACAATCTTCTCCAAGTCAAGATGAGGAAGAGGTACAGCGTGGACAAGTGTCTCAGCCATCCCTGGTTACAG GATTATCAGACATGGCTGGACCTCAGGGAGTTCGAGACGCGGCGAGGCGAGCGCTACATCACCCACGAAAGCGACGACGCGCGCTGGGAGGAGTACGCGGACGAGCACTGCCTCGTGCACCCCAAGCACTTCATCATGGCCCCCAACCTGGACGACATGGACGAAGACCCCTAG